In one Bacillota bacterium genomic region, the following are encoded:
- the yidD gene encoding membrane protein insertion efficiency factor YidD, with protein MKSLVVGAIGLYRRFLSPIRRPSCRFYPSCSQYALESVEKHGIRRGLGLSAMRLLKCGPWNPGGYDPVP; from the coding sequence TTGAAATCGCTGGTGGTGGGGGCCATAGGCTTGTACCGGCGTTTCTTGTCCCCAATCAGGCGGCCGAGTTGCCGGTTCTACCCGAGCTGTTCACAGTACGCCCTTGAATCTGTGGAGAAACACGGGATCCGGCGAGGACTCGGCCTCAGCGCCATGCGGCTATTGAAGTGTGGTCCGTGGAACCCGGGAGGGTATGATCCGGTCCCCTGA